In one Rhea pennata isolate bPtePen1 chromosome 17, bPtePen1.pri, whole genome shotgun sequence genomic region, the following are encoded:
- the SF3A1 gene encoding splicing factor 3A subunit 1 — protein sequence MPAGPVQAMPPAQPAPPAESKPPEEEPKEEATPAKPVVGIIYPPPEVRNIVDKTASFVARNGPEFEARIRQNEINNPKFNFLNPNDPYHAYYRHKVSEFKEGKAQEPSAAIPKVMQQQQSAQQQLPQKVQAQVIQETVVPKEPPPEFEFIADPPSISAFDLDVVKLTAQFVARNGRQFLTQLMQKEQRNYQFDFLRPQHSLFNYFTKLVEQYTKILIPPKGLLIKLKKEAENPKEVLDQVYYRVEWAKFQERERKKEEEEKEKERVAYAQIDWHDFVVVETVDFQPNEQGNFPPPTTPEELGARILIQERYEKFGESEEVEMEVESDEEDEKQEKTDEAPSQLDQDTQVQDMDEGSDDEDEGQKVPPPPETPMPPPLPPTPDQVIVRKDYDPKASKPLPPAPAPDEYLVSPITGEKIPASKMQEHMRIGLLDPRWLEQRDRSIREKQSDDEVYAPGLDIESSLKQLAERRTDIFGVEETAIGKKIGEEEIQKPEEKVTWDGHSGSMARTQQAAQANITLQEQIEAIHKAKGLVPEDDSKEKIGPSKPNEMPQPPPPSSASNPPASAQPITSVPRPPSMPPPVRAAVVSAVPVMPRPPMTSVVRLPPGSVIATPMPPIIHTPRINVVPMPPSAPPIMSPRPPPMIVPTAFVPAPPVAPVPSPAPMPPVHPPPPMEDEPVSKKLKSEDSLMPEEEFLRRNKGPVTVKVQVPNMQDKTEWKLNGQVLVFTLPLSDQVSVIKVKIHEATGMPAGKQKLQYEGIFIKDSNSLAYYNMTSGSLIHLALKERGGRKK from the exons CCAGAAGAGGAGCCAAAAGAGGAAGCCACACCAGCCAAGCCTGTGGTAGGAATTATTTACCCTCCTCCAGAGGTCAGGAATATTGTTGACAAGACTGCCAGCTTCGTAGCCAG AAACGGTCCAGAATTTGAAGCTCGAATTCGtcagaatgaaataaataacCCCAAGTTTAATTTCTTGAATCCCAATGATCCTTACCATGCATACTACCGGCACAAAGTCAGTGAGTTCAAAGAGGGTAAAGCACAGGAGCCCTCAGCTGCTATTCCCAAAgtcatgcagcagcagcagagtgcTCAACAACAGCTTCCACAGAAG GTCCAGGCCCAGGTGATCCAGGAGACGGTTGTCCCAAAGGAGCCACCTCCAGAGTTTGAGTTCATTGCAGATCCTCCTTCAATCTCAGCCTTTGACTTGGATGTGGTGAAGCTAACAGCGCAGTTTGTGGCTCGCAATGGCCGGCAATTTCTAACTCAGCTGATGCAGAAGGAGCAAAGGAACTACCAGTTTGACTTCCTTCGCCCACAGCACAGTCTATTTAACTACTTCACCAAGCTAGTTGAACAGTACACCAAG ATCTTAATCCCACCTAAAGGCTTACTCATCAAACTCAAGAAGGAGGCTGAAAATCCCAAAGAAGTCCTAGATCAG GTGTATTACAGAGTGGAGTGGGCAAAGTTCCAGGAAcgggagagaaagaaagaggaggaggagaaagaaaaggagcgTGTTGCTTATGCCCAGATTGATTGGCATGACTTTGTGGTGGTGGAAACAGTTGACTTCCAGCCCAATGAGCAAG GGAATTTCCCTCCTCCTACGACTCCAGAAGAGTTGGGAGCTCGCATCCTGATACAGGAACGTTATGAGAAGTTTGGAGAAAGTGAGGAGGTGGAAATGGAGGTGGAATCAgatgaagaagatgaaaagcaagagaaaacagatgaggCTCCATCTCAGCTGGATCAAGACACACAAGTGCAGGATATGGATGAG GGCTCAGATGATGAAGATGAAGGTCAgaaggttcctcctcctccagaaaCCCCAATGCCACCACCTCTTCCTCCCACACCAGATCAGGTCATTGTACGGAAAGATTATGATCCCAAAG cctCAAAGCCATTACCACCTGCCCCAGCTCCAGATGAGTATCTTGTTTCCCCCATCACTGGAGAGAAAATTCCTGCCAGTAAAATGCAAGAACACATGCGAATTGGTCTCCTAGATCCTCGATGGTTGGAGCAACGTGATCGATCTATCCGTGAAAAACAGAGCGATGATGAAGTTTATGCCCCAG GTTTGGATATTGAAAGCAGTTTGAAGCAGCTGGCAGAACGCCGTACAGATATCTTTGGTGTAGAAGAGACTGCTATTGGTAAAAAGATTGGtgaagaagaaattcagaaaccAGAAGAAAAG GTGACCTGGGATGGCCACTCAGGCAGCATGGCCCGCAcacagcaggctgctcaggCCAATATCACTCTTCAAGAGCAAATTGAAGCTATCCATAAGGCCAAGGGACTGGTGCCAGAAGATGACAGCAAAGAGAAGATCGGTCCTAGCAAACCCAATGAAATGCCCCAGCCACCGCCTCCTTCATCAGCATCAAATCCCCCAGCAAGTGCTCAGCCTATCACATCTGTGCCTCGTCCACCCTCA aTGCCTCCTCCTGTTCGTGCTGCtgttgtttctgcagttccAGTCATGCCTCGTCCCCCTATGACTTCTGTGGTCCGTTTACCTCCAGGGTCTGTCATAGCCACCCCTATGCCACCAATAATCCATACCCCACGAATCAACGTTGTCCCGATGCCACCATCTGCTCCTCCCATCATGAGCCCCCGTCCACCTCCCATGATTGTACCAACAG CATTTGTTCCAGCTCCTCCTGTGGCACCAGTTCCTTCCCCTGCACCAATGCCTCCTGTTCACCCACCACCGCCTATGGAGGATGAGCCAGTttcaaagaaactgaagagtGAAGATAGCCTGATGCCAGAAGAGGAGTTTCTACGCAGGAACAAG gGTCCAGTCACAGTCAAAGTCCAGGTTCCCAATATGCAGGACAAGACTGAATGGAAACTGAACGGCCAAGTGTTGGTGTTCACCCTCCCGCTTTCAGACCAG GTGTCTGTTATAAAGGTTAAGATACACGAGGCCACAGGGATGCCGGCTGGGAAACAAAAGCTGCAGTATGAG GGCATCTTCATCAAAGATTCAAACTCTCTGGCATATTACAACATGACAAGTGGCTCTCTGATTCACCTGGCACTCAAAGaaagaggaggcagaaagaaataG